The region GGGTCACCCCCTCCACGACGACCGCGCCGGGGTGGGCCCGCCGCCCCGACACCGCCCTCGAGCAGACAGTGCTGGAACGCATCGACCGGTGGTGGCGCGCGGCCAACTACCTCTCCGTGGGGCAGATCTACCTGCTCGCCAACCCGCTGCTCACGACTCCGCTCGACCGCGACGACGTCAAGCCGCGCCTGCTCGGCCACTGGGGCACGACCCCGGGTCTGAACTTCCTCTACGCCCACATGAACCGCGTGATCTCCGAGCGCGACGTGGACGCCATCTACATCACCGGTCCCGGTCACGGCGGCCCCGGCCTCGTGGCCAACTCCTACCTCGAGGGCACCTACACCGAGACGTACTCCGACGTCACTCAGGACGCGGAGGGCATGCGCCGTCTGTTCCGCCAGTTCTCCTTCCCCGGCGGGATCCCCAGCCACGTCGCGCCCGAGACGCCCGGATCCATCCACGAGGGCGGGGAGCTCGGCTACGCGCTGAGCCACGCCTACGGGGCCGCGTTCGACAACCCCGACCTCCTCGTACTGGCCGTGGTCGGCGACGGCGAGGCCGAGACGGGTCCGCTCGCCACCTCCTGGCACTCCAACAAGTTCGTCAATCCCGCGACCGACGGCGTCGTGCTGCCGGTGCTGCACCTCAACGGGTACAAGATCGCCAACCCGACCGTGCTCGCGCGCATCGGCCAGGACGAGCTGCACGACCTCATGCGCGGCTACGGCCACACGCCGTACGAGTTCGTGGCCGGGTTCGACGACGAGGACCGCAGCTCCATCCACCGCCGCTACGCCGCGCTGCTGGACGAGGTGCTCGACGAGATCGTGGCGATCAAGGAGCGCGCCGCCGCGGGCGACACGTCACGCCCGATGTGGCCCATGATCATCTTCCGCACCCCCAAGGGCTGGACCTGCCCCGAGATCATCGACGGCAAGAAGGCCGAGGACTCGTGGCGGGCCCACCAGGTGCCGCTCGCGAACGCCCGCGACACCCCCGAGCACCTGCAGGTGCTGGCCGACTGGCTGGGCTCCTACCGCGCCGAGGAGCTGTTCGACGCCGACGGTCGGCTCGACGCGGACGTCGCCTCGCTGGCGCCACGCGGAGAGAGGCGCATGAGCGCGAGCCCGCACGCCAACGGTGGTCTGCTGCTGCGCGACCTCCGCCTGCCGGACTTCCGCGAGTTCGCCGTCGACGTCCCGGCACCCGGTGCGTCGATCGCCGAGAGCACCAAGGTCCTCGGCCAGTGGCTCACCGAGGTGATCCGCCGCAACCCCGACAGCTTCCGCATCTTCGGTCCCGACGAGACCGCGTCCAACCGCCTCCAGGCCGTGTTCGCCGAGACCGACAAGGTCTGGAACGCCGACGTCGTGCCGGGGGCGGACACCGACGAGCACCTCTCGCCCGAGGGCCGCGTGGTGGAGATGCTCAGCGAGCACCAGTGCCAGGGTTGGCTCGAGGGCTACCTGCTGACGGGTCGCCACGGCCTGTTCAACTGCTACGAGGCCTTCATCCACATCGTCGACTCGATGCTCAACCAGCACGCCAAGTGGCTCAAGGTGACGCGCGAGATCCCGTGGCGCCGCCCGATCGGCTCGCTGAACTACCTGCTCTCGAGCCACGTCTGGCGCCAGGACCACAACGGCTTCAGCCACCAGGACCCCGGCTTCATCGACCACGTCGTGAACAAGAAGCCCGAGGTCGTGCGGGTCTACCTGCCGGCGGACGCCAACACCCTGCTGTCCACCTACGACCACTGCCTGCGCAGCCGCGACTACGTCAACGTCGTCGTCGCGGGCAAGCAGCCCGCCCCGCAGTTCCTGACGATGGACGAGGCCGTCGCGCACTGCACGCGCGGTCTGGGCATCTGGGAGTGGGCGGGGACGGAGTCCGACGGCGAGGCCCCCGACGTCGTGCTGGCGTGCGCCGGGGACGTGCCGACCGTGGAGACGCTCGCGGCGGCCGACCTGCTGCGGCAGCACGTGCCGGATCTGAAGGTCCGCGTGGTCAACGTCGTCGACCTCATGCGCCTGATGGACTCCACCGAGCACCCGCACGGTCTGACCGACTCGGACTTCGACGGCATCTTCACCACCGACCGGCCCGTCATCTTCGCCTACCACGGCTACCCGTGGCTCATCCACCGCCTCACCTACCGCCGCACCAACCACGGCAACCTGCACGTGCGCGGGTACAAGGAGGAGGGCACCACCACCACGCCCTTCGACATGGTGATGCTCAACGACCTGGACAGGTACAAGCTCGTGATCGACACCATCGACCGCGTCCCCGGCCTCGCGGCCCGCTACGCCGGCCTGCGCCAGCGCATGGAGGACAAGCGCATCGAGGCCCGCCAGTACACGCGTCTGCACGGCGAGGATCTGCCGGAGGTGGCCGACTGGGTCTGGCCCGACGACGGCGACCGTGCCGGCAGCGCCGACGCCGGCGGTGCGCCGACCACGTCGCGCCGCCGGGGCGCCGCGTCCGCCACCGCCTCGACGGGCGGGGACAACGAGTGACCCGCTCCGTCTACCTCGCCTCGCCCGAGGGCAACACCGGCAAGTCGACGATCGCGCTCGGCCTGCTCGACATGTTCACGGCGCGCGTGCAGAGGGTCGGGGTCTTCCGTCCGGTCGTCGCTGCCGAGGGGTCCGACCGCGTCCTCGAGCTGCTGCTGCGTCACGACGGCGTCGACCTCGACTACGAGGACTGCGTGGGCGTCACCTACGAGCAGGTGCACGCCGACGCCGACGCCGCGCTCGACACGATCCTCACCAAGGCGCGCGCGCTCGCCGAGCAGTGCCAGGTCCTCGTCGTCGTCGGGTCCGACTACACCGACGTCGCCGGTCCGACCGAGCTCGCCTTCAACGCGCGGGTGGCGGCGAACCTCGGCGCGCCCGTCGTGCTCGTCCTCGGTGCCCAGGGGCGCACGCCCGCCCAGGTCCGCCAGGTCAGCGAGGTCGCGATCGGCGAGCTGAGCGCGCGCCACGCGCGCGTCGCGGGCATCGTGGCCAACCGCTGCGACCCCGACGAGCTCGACGCTTTCCGCTCCGGCCTGGAGGCCGACGTCCCCGTGTGGACGTTCCCCGAGGTCCCGCTGCTCTCGGCCCCGTCGGTCCGCGACCTCATGACGGCGCTCGACGGCGAGATGGTCGCCGGCGAGGAGTCGCTGCTGGACCGCGAGGCCGAGCACATGCTCGTGGGCGCGATGGGCATCAACCACATGCTCGACCGGCTGCAGGAGGGCTCGTTCGTCATCACGCCCGCGGACCGCGGCGACGCCGTCGTGGCTCTGCTCGCCGCGCACACCGCCGGCGACTTCCCGACCCTGGCGGGACTCGCCCTCAACGGCGGGTTCGACCTCGACCCGCAGATCGACCGGCTCGTGCGGAGCCTCGGCAAGCGCCTGCCGATCCTGCGCACCGACCTCGGCACGTTCACCGCCGCCAAGGTGGTGGCGGGCACGCGCGGCCTGCTCAGCTCGGGCAGCCAGCGCAAGGTCGAGCTCGCCCGCAGCGCCTTCGAGGCGCACGTCGACGCGGACGCCGTCCTGGCGGCGCTCGACGTCGAGGCCTCCGACGTCGTGACCCCCTTGATGTTCGAGCACATGCTCTACGAGCGCGCCCGCGCATCCCGCCGGCACATCGTGCTGCCCGAGGGCACCGACGACCGCGTGCTGCGCGCCGCGAGCACCGTGCTCTCCCGCGGCGTCGCCGACCTGACGATCCTCGGCGTCGAGCAGGACGTGCGCCAGCGCGCCGTCGAGCTCGGGCTCGACCTGACCGAGGCGAGGGTGATCGACCCGGTGACCTCCGACCTGCTGGAGCAGCTCGCGCAGGAGTACGCGCGCCTGCGCGAGCACAAGGGCATGACGGTCGAGCGGGCGCGCGAGATCGTGATCGACGTGTCCTACTTCGGCACGCTGATGGTGCACCTCGGACTCGCCGACGGCATGGTCTCGGGTGCGCAGCACACGACCGCCCACACGATCCGCCCCTCGTTCGAGACGATCAAGACCGCTCCGGGCGTCTCGATCGTGTCCTCGTGCTTCTTCATGTGCCTGGCGGACGAGGTGCTCGTGTACGCCGACTGCGCCGTCAACCCCGACCCCGACGCCGAGCAGCTCGCCGACATCGCGATCTCGTCGGCGCGCTCGGCCGTGCAGTTCGGCGTCGAGCCGCGCATCGCGATGCTCTCCTACTCCACGGGCGAGTCCGGCAGCGGCGCCGACGTCGAGAAGGTGCGCGCCGCGACCGAGCTCGTGCGGCAGCGGGCGCCCGAGCTGGTGGTCGAGGGGCCGATCCAGTACGACGCCGCCGTCGACCCCGGTGTCGCGGCCTCGAAGATGCCCGGCTCGCCCGTCGCGGGGCAGGCGACCGTGCTGATCTTCCCGGACCTCAACACCGGCAACAACACGTACAAGGCGGTGCAGCGCACGTCCGGCGCCGTCGCCGTCGGGCCCGTGCTGCAGGGGCTGAACAAGCCGGTCAACGACCTCTCGCGCGGCGCGACGGTCAAGGACATCATCACCACGGTCGCCATCACGGCGATCCAGGCGCAGGACGCCGCGGCGTCCGCAGGGAAGGACGCATGACCGACCAGCATCGCCCGATCGAGCCTTCCGGCCGGTCCGTCCTCGTCCTGAACTCGGGCAGCTCGTCGCTGAAGTACCAGCTGGTCGACGCGGAGACCGAGCAGGCGCTGGCCGCCGGGATCGTGGAGAAGGTCGGTGAGGACGACGCGAACGTGCGCCACGAGGTGGGCGGGGAGCGGACCGAGCGCACGCTCGCCGTCGCCGACCACGCGGCGGCGCTCGAGGTCGTGCTGGGGCTGTTCGAGGAGCTGGGCCCGCCGCTCGCGGACGCGGGCATCGTGGCCGTCGGCCACCGGGTGGTCCACGGCGGCACGCGCCTGGTCGAGACCACGGTGATCGACGACGCCGTGGAGGCCGACATCGAGGCGCTCTCGCCGCTCGCGCCGCTGCACAACCCGGCCAACCTCACCGGGATCCGGGGTGCGCGGCGCCTGCTGCCCGACGTGCCGCACGTGGCCGTCTGCGACACCGCCTTCTTCGCCACCCTGCCCGACGCCGCGGCCACCTACGCGCTGAACGCCGAGGTCGCGCGCGCCCACCAGGTGCGGCGCTACGGCGCGCACGGGACCTCCCACCGCTACGTCTCGCGCGAGGCCGCGGCGTTCCTGGGCCGCGACGTCGCCGACCTGCACCAGATCGTGCTGCACCTCGGCAACGGCGCGTCGGCCTCGGCCGTGCGCGACGGCCGCGCGATCGACACCTCCATGGGCCTGACCCCGCTCGAGGGTCTCGTGATGGGCACGCGGTCGGGCGACCTCGACCCCGCGATCGTGATCCACCTGCACCGCAACGGCGGCCTGTCGGTCGACGAGATCGACGACCTGCTCAACCGCCGCTCGGGCGTCAAGGGGCTCGCGGGTGTGAGCGACATGCGCGAGCTGCGCGCGCTCGTGGACGCGGGCGACGAGGACGCGCGGCTCGCGCTGGAGGTGTACCTCCTGCGGCTGCGCAAGTACGTCGGCGCCTACCACGCGGAGCTCGGCCGGCTGGACGTGCTCACGTTCACCGCGGGGATCGGAGAGAACGACGCCGCGATCCGCGCGGGCGCCGTCGCGGGCCTGGAGGGTTGGGGCATCGAGATCGACGCCGAGCGCAACGCGGCCCGCACGCCCGGGCCGCGCGTCATCTCGCCCGACGGCGCACGCGTGACAGTCCTGGTGGTCCCCACCAACGAGGAGCTCGAGATCACGCGCCAGACCCTCGCCGCCATCTGACGCGAGGTACTTCTGGGCACTCGCGAGGTACTCGGGGATGACCACGAGAGATCCCGCGACCAGCCAGTCCCGCACGAGGGCCCGCCACCGCCGATGCGTTGGCGGGCCCTCGCCGTCGTGCGACGCCTCTCGTGGCTCGCGCGTCGCGGGAGCCGACCGGTTGAGACCTCGCTCAGGGAGGCCGATCCGCGAGCGGCGCGGCGCGTCGTGGCCGACACGCCGTGGAACGGGCCCGCTCGACGAAGACGTGCCTCCCTCAGCGAGGCCGGTGGTCCCGAGGCGGGACGGCCGGTCGGACGCCCCGCGCGGGCGAGGTACTCCAGACGTCCGCGAGGTACTTTCGGGCATGCTCACGGCCGGATCGACGATCGTCGGCCGGGGTGCGCCCGGCATCGCTGTCGCTGTCGCCGTGGTCGTCGCTGCCGTCGCGGCCTCGTGCTCCGGTCCGGCAGCACCCCAGCCGTTCGCGGTCCACGCGCCAGGTCCGGTCGTCGCCGACGCGGAGATCTCCGGCGTCCTGCAGCTGACCGACGGCTGCCTCACCGTCGGCGGCTACCCGCTCTCGCTGGTCGAGTCGGCGGTCTGGGACGCTCGAGGCGGCTTCCTCACGCTCGAGGGTGAGGACCACGCCGTCGGGAGCGAGGTGTCGTGGGGCGGTGCGTACAGCGACGCCTCCGCCGTCGCCAACCTGCCTGCAGGCTGTACGGGCGAGGAGGTCGCGACGGTCCACGCCGTCGGGCCCTAGTTCTCGCCGGCCCGACGGCGCGTCCCGAGGTCGCTAGTTGCGCGGCGTCGTCATCGCGGCGACGTCGAGCGCGACGTCGAGCTGCTCGGTCGTGACCTCGCCCCGCTCGACGTAGCCGAGGTCGATGACGGCCTCACGGATCGTGATGCCCTTCTTCACCGA is a window of Litorihabitans aurantiacus DNA encoding:
- a CDS encoding phosphoketolase family protein translates to MATENGVTPSTTTAPGWARRPDTALEQTVLERIDRWWRAANYLSVGQIYLLANPLLTTPLDRDDVKPRLLGHWGTTPGLNFLYAHMNRVISERDVDAIYITGPGHGGPGLVANSYLEGTYTETYSDVTQDAEGMRRLFRQFSFPGGIPSHVAPETPGSIHEGGELGYALSHAYGAAFDNPDLLVLAVVGDGEAETGPLATSWHSNKFVNPATDGVVLPVLHLNGYKIANPTVLARIGQDELHDLMRGYGHTPYEFVAGFDDEDRSSIHRRYAALLDEVLDEIVAIKERAAAGDTSRPMWPMIIFRTPKGWTCPEIIDGKKAEDSWRAHQVPLANARDTPEHLQVLADWLGSYRAEELFDADGRLDADVASLAPRGERRMSASPHANGGLLLRDLRLPDFREFAVDVPAPGASIAESTKVLGQWLTEVIRRNPDSFRIFGPDETASNRLQAVFAETDKVWNADVVPGADTDEHLSPEGRVVEMLSEHQCQGWLEGYLLTGRHGLFNCYEAFIHIVDSMLNQHAKWLKVTREIPWRRPIGSLNYLLSSHVWRQDHNGFSHQDPGFIDHVVNKKPEVVRVYLPADANTLLSTYDHCLRSRDYVNVVVAGKQPAPQFLTMDEAVAHCTRGLGIWEWAGTESDGEAPDVVLACAGDVPTVETLAAADLLRQHVPDLKVRVVNVVDLMRLMDSTEHPHGLTDSDFDGIFTTDRPVIFAYHGYPWLIHRLTYRRTNHGNLHVRGYKEEGTTTTPFDMVMLNDLDRYKLVIDTIDRVPGLAARYAGLRQRMEDKRIEARQYTRLHGEDLPEVADWVWPDDGDRAGSADAGGAPTTSRRRGAASATASTGGDNE
- the pta gene encoding phosphate acetyltransferase — encoded protein: MTRSVYLASPEGNTGKSTIALGLLDMFTARVQRVGVFRPVVAAEGSDRVLELLLRHDGVDLDYEDCVGVTYEQVHADADAALDTILTKARALAEQCQVLVVVGSDYTDVAGPTELAFNARVAANLGAPVVLVLGAQGRTPAQVRQVSEVAIGELSARHARVAGIVANRCDPDELDAFRSGLEADVPVWTFPEVPLLSAPSVRDLMTALDGEMVAGEESLLDREAEHMLVGAMGINHMLDRLQEGSFVITPADRGDAVVALLAAHTAGDFPTLAGLALNGGFDLDPQIDRLVRSLGKRLPILRTDLGTFTAAKVVAGTRGLLSSGSQRKVELARSAFEAHVDADAVLAALDVEASDVVTPLMFEHMLYERARASRRHIVLPEGTDDRVLRAASTVLSRGVADLTILGVEQDVRQRAVELGLDLTEARVIDPVTSDLLEQLAQEYARLREHKGMTVERAREIVIDVSYFGTLMVHLGLADGMVSGAQHTTAHTIRPSFETIKTAPGVSIVSSCFFMCLADEVLVYADCAVNPDPDAEQLADIAISSARSAVQFGVEPRIAMLSYSTGESGSGADVEKVRAATELVRQRAPELVVEGPIQYDAAVDPGVAASKMPGSPVAGQATVLIFPDLNTGNNTYKAVQRTSGAVAVGPVLQGLNKPVNDLSRGATVKDIITTVAITAIQAQDAAASAGKDA
- a CDS encoding acetate/propionate family kinase, producing MTDQHRPIEPSGRSVLVLNSGSSSLKYQLVDAETEQALAAGIVEKVGEDDANVRHEVGGERTERTLAVADHAAALEVVLGLFEELGPPLADAGIVAVGHRVVHGGTRLVETTVIDDAVEADIEALSPLAPLHNPANLTGIRGARRLLPDVPHVAVCDTAFFATLPDAAATYALNAEVARAHQVRRYGAHGTSHRYVSREAAAFLGRDVADLHQIVLHLGNGASASAVRDGRAIDTSMGLTPLEGLVMGTRSGDLDPAIVIHLHRNGGLSVDEIDDLLNRRSGVKGLAGVSDMRELRALVDAGDEDARLALEVYLLRLRKYVGAYHAELGRLDVLTFTAGIGENDAAIRAGAVAGLEGWGIEIDAERNAARTPGPRVISPDGARVTVLVVPTNEELEITRQTLAAI